In one Drosophila pseudoobscura strain MV-25-SWS-2005 chromosome X, UCI_Dpse_MV25, whole genome shotgun sequence genomic region, the following are encoded:
- the LOC6901657 gene encoding uncharacterized protein: MASNQQLKDFIVAEFIASLEPNSEGRVPSRDFEACMNVLMGRRRYVNRFTLPPRRTRDTERTNNPAGQQAPPILMAPGQRNQGGGDRVVFNMENLVPEVPQHQLIARIGGGDAELPPLGGVHYFRGNNEVAGDLILRHRAAMNLNFVFRGIRGGAVRAMAGRGQLRGIRRYQAGDGSNGGGAAAAAAGAGDGPGVGPNVIHLGAGDGPRGMFPNFEQAQLRLRAHAGDGDGPHIQQVQVVHLGDFPGDGEGPFRGQVRRRPRHRHIFNFVGQFLRDIHRRRFFLENVRAQIIPVAVGFRPQHHVNVDAHDGGEAEVAQADAQDGQRHEQEPVEVPEGGQPFADADIEEGLIANHGGGQDSQHDHGNEDAPGNGHGLDRRFRQAAEDLWEPLEMNGENHEDNDDNAQDLQQGNGDNNEIGQMMDIQQPIQAVAGQFLALQQNVEFPLDRIRDVLVQIQERLANIVLQVDNYEKILHQGQHQDEDGEGDADGDGDAA, encoded by the coding sequence ATGGCTTCGAACCAGCAGCTCAAGGACTTCATCGTCGCTGAATTCATCGCGAGTCTGGAACCGAACAGTGAGGGGCGCGTGCCGTCCCGGGATTTCGAAGCCTGTATGAACGTCCTGATGGGCCGTCGCCGGTATGTGAATCGATTCACCTTGCCGCCACGCCGCACTCGGGATACAGAGCGTACAAACAACCCGGCCGGCCAGCAGGCTCCGCCGATCTTGATGGCCCCGGGCCAGCGGAACCAGGGAGGCGGCGATCGGGTCGTGTTTAATATGGAGAACCTGGTGCCAGAGGTACCGCAACATCAGCTGATTGCACGCATCGGGGGCGGCGATGCCGAGCTCCCACCACTGGGCGGCGTCCATTACTTTCGTGGCAACAATGAAGTCGCTGGCGACTTGATTCTGCGCCATCGCGCTGCCATGAATCTGAACTTTGTTTTTCGCGGCATCAGGGGTGGCGCGGTCCGCGCCATGGCCGGCAGAGGACAGCTTCGCGGGATTAGACGCTATCAGGCGGGAGACGGCTCGAATGGaggaggtgctgctgctgctgctgcaggggcCGGCGATGGCCCTGGAGTCGGCCCGAATGTCATCCACTTGGGAGCGGGCGATGGCCCTCGCGGCATGTTTCCCAATTTCGAACAGGcccagctccggctccgtgCCCACGccggggatggggatggaccCCACATTCAGCAGGTCCAGGTTGTTCATCTGGGTGATTTTCCGGGCGATGGCGAAGGCCCGTTCCGCGGCCAGGTAAGGCGTCGGCCCAGACATCGTCATATTTTCAACTTCGTCGGACAATTCCTTCGGGACATTCATCGCCGTCGATTCTTCTTGGAAAACGTCCGTGCACAGATCATTCCAGTGGCTGTGGGCTTCAGACCCCAACACCATGTAAACGTCGACGCTCATGATGGCGGCGAGGCAGAGGTCGCCCAAGCGGACGCCCAAGACGGACAACGCCACGAACAGGAGCCTGTCGAGGTCCCCGAAGGCGGGCAGCCTTTTGCAGATGCCGATATCGAGGAAGGATTAATCGCTAACCACGGTGGCGGGCAGGACTCTCAGCACGACCACGGCAACGAAGATGCCCCCGGAAACGGACACGGCCTCGATCGGCGCTTCCGACAGGCTGCCGAAGATCTCTGGGAGCCTTTGGAAATGAACGGCGAAAACCACGaagacaacgacgacaacgcACAGGACTTGCAGCAGGGCAACGGCGACAACAACGAAATTGGACAAATGATGGACATACAGCAGCCAATACAGGCGGTAGCAGGACAATTTTTGGCTCTACAGCAGAATGTAGAGTTCCCCCTGGATCGCATCAGGGACGTATTGGTTCAGATACAGGAGCGTCTGGCGAACATTGTGCTGCAGGTAGACAACTACGAGAAGATCCTGCATCAAGGCCAACACCAGGACGAGGATGGGGAAGGCGATGCtgacggcgatggcgatgccgCCTAG